A single region of the Halarsenatibacter silvermanii genome encodes:
- the tyrS gene encoding tyrosine--tRNA ligase gives MIKLSKTQRKYSVEEQMKVLTQGVEELIDRDGLQEKLKNAEKEDRPLRVKLGLDPSAPDLHVGHTVVLNKLKQFQDFGHEVHLIIGDFTGMIGDPSGKSQTRSQLTEEEVQKNAQTYEEQFSRILDPEKTRLHFNSSWLGELDATDVINISSRYTVARMLEREDFARRMESNQPISIHEFLYPLMQGYDSVALEADIELGGTDQKFNLLVGRKLQKEFGQKPQILVMMPLLEGLDGEDKMSKSLDNYIGIEEKPADMFGKAMSLPDHLIYRYFELLTDVDPDELKELEDRLDKGEENPRDIKRELAHNLVERFYDEVKAEEAAEEFDKVFLEGGIPEDLPEIKISSEDLDENDEIWIVDLITRAGFADSNSEAMRLIDQGAVSLDEHKIETADYDLDVEHGTILKVGKKRFAKILREDR, from the coding sequence ATGATAAAATTGAGCAAAACTCAGAGAAAATATTCAGTTGAAGAGCAGATGAAGGTGTTGACTCAGGGAGTAGAGGAGCTTATAGACAGGGACGGTTTGCAGGAAAAATTAAAAAATGCCGAAAAAGAGGACAGGCCGCTCAGGGTCAAGCTGGGGCTGGACCCCTCGGCGCCTGATCTGCATGTGGGCCATACTGTTGTTTTAAATAAATTAAAACAATTTCAGGATTTTGGTCATGAAGTTCACCTGATAATAGGTGATTTTACCGGCATGATAGGAGATCCCAGCGGTAAATCTCAGACCAGAAGCCAGCTGACCGAAGAAGAAGTTCAAAAGAATGCTCAAACTTATGAAGAACAATTTTCACGAATTCTGGATCCTGAAAAGACCAGACTTCATTTTAACAGCAGCTGGCTGGGTGAGCTAGATGCTACAGATGTTATAAATATTTCTTCGCGCTATACAGTGGCCAGAATGCTGGAAAGGGAAGATTTTGCCCGGAGGATGGAGAGCAACCAGCCGATTTCAATCCATGAATTTCTCTATCCGCTTATGCAGGGGTATGATTCAGTAGCTCTGGAAGCGGACATTGAGCTGGGAGGGACCGATCAGAAGTTTAATCTGCTGGTCGGCAGGAAATTGCAAAAAGAATTCGGTCAAAAACCGCAGATACTGGTTATGATGCCGCTGCTGGAGGGGCTTGATGGAGAAGATAAAATGAGCAAAAGCCTTGATAATTATATAGGTATAGAAGAAAAACCCGCTGATATGTTCGGCAAAGCGATGTCTCTTCCGGATCATTTGATATATCGTTATTTTGAATTGCTGACAGATGTCGACCCGGACGAATTGAAAGAGCTGGAAGATAGGCTGGATAAAGGGGAGGAAAATCCCAGAGATATCAAAAGAGAACTGGCTCATAATTTGGTTGAACGCTTTTATGACGAAGTTAAAGCTGAAGAGGCAGCAGAAGAATTTGATAAAGTATTTCTGGAAGGTGGAATTCCCGAAGATTTACCGGAGATCAAAATAAGCTCTGAAGATCTGGATGAGAACGATGAGATATGGATTGTAGATTTGATCACCAGGGCGGGTTTTGCTGATAGCAACAGCGAAGCCATGAGGTTGATAGATCAGGGGGCTGTAAGCCTTGATGAACACAAAATTGAAACGGCCGATTATGATCTGGATGTAGAACATGGCACAATCTTAAAAGTAGGCAAAAAGAGATTTGCTAAAATATTAAGGGAGGATCGATAA